A window of the Candidatus Nezhaarchaeota archaeon genome harbors these coding sequences:
- a CDS encoding NADH-quinone oxidoreductase subunit C, with protein sequence MEKVVDELRARLGSSFKGAWKVREDRFVVLIDASSIREAVAWLFNERGARLSTISVVDSGLDFEVVYHMAMGRGYLNLKAKVPKERPVVDSITPIVPGAALIEREVQDLFGVVFQGHPDPRRVALPFEAPGDLRPLKKPLRGLVTEAQKPGVESFIATGLRYPITFAVKRQRVKLGLPETIRCTATDQASLEEFQKLVRAQGVDEQVGFDWSRRRLRY encoded by the coding sequence GTGGAGAAGGTGGTGGATGAGCTTAGGGCTAGGCTCGGCTCCTCGTTTAAGGGGGCTTGGAAGGTTAGGGAGGATAGGTTCGTCGTGTTAATAGACGCCTCGTCGATAAGGGAGGCCGTGGCCTGGCTCTTTAATGAAAGGGGGGCTAGGCTATCTACGATCTCGGTGGTAGACTCGGGGCTTGACTTCGAGGTGGTCTACCACATGGCGATGGGGAGGGGGTACTTGAACTTAAAGGCGAAGGTGCCGAAGGAGAGGCCTGTGGTAGACTCCATTACCCCCATAGTACCGGGGGCGGCGCTTATAGAGAGGGAGGTCCAGGACTTGTTCGGGGTCGTTTTTCAGGGACACCCAGACCCTAGGAGAGTGGCTCTTCCCTTCGAGGCCCCGGGGGATCTTAGGCCGCTTAAGAAGCCCCTCAGAGGCTTAGTCACCGAGGCTCAGAAGCCGGGGGTTGAGAGCTTCATAGCCACTGGGCTCAGGTACCCTATTACCTTCGCCGTTAAGCGTCAGCGAGTTAAACTGGGGCTGCCTGAAACCATAAGGTGCACGGCTACCGACCAAGCCTCCCTAGAGGAGTTCCAGAAGTTAGTGAGGGCTCAGGGCGTAGATGAGCAAGTAGGCTTCGACTGGAGTAGGAGGAGGCTTAGGTATTGA